From the genome of Camelus dromedarius isolate mCamDro1 chromosome 19, mCamDro1.pat, whole genome shotgun sequence, one region includes:
- the RNF182 gene encoding E3 ubiquitin-protein ligase RNF182, which produces MASQPPEDATESQVSDELECKICYNRYNLKQRKPKVLECCHRVCAKCLYKIIDFGDSPQGVIVCPFCRFETCLPDDEVSSLPDDNNILVNLTCGGKGKKCLPENPTELLLTPKRLASLVSPSHASSNCLVITIMEVQRESSPSLSSTPVVEFYRPSSFDSVTTVSHNWTVWNCTSLLFQTSVRVLVWLLGLLYFSSLPLGIYLLVSKKVTLGVVFVSLVPSSLVILMVYGFCQCICHEFLDCLAPSS; this is translated from the coding sequence ATGGCCAGTCAGCCACCGGAAGATGCCACAGAGTCTCAGGTCTCCGATGAGCTTGAGTGTAAGATCTGCTACAACCGCTACAACCTGAAGCAGAGGAAGCCCAAGGTGCTGGAGTGTTGTCACAGGGTGTGTGCCAAATGCCTCTACAAGATCATAGACTTCGGGGACTCCCCGCAAGGCGTCATCGTCTGCCCTTTCTGCAGGTTCGAGACGTGCCTGCCGGACGACGAAGTCAGCAGTCTGCCCGATGACAACAACATCCTGGTGAACTTAACTTGTGGCGGCAAAGGCAAGAAGTGCCTGCCCGAGAACCCCACCGAGCTGCTGCTGACCCCCAAGAGGCTGGCCTCGCTGGTCAGTCCTTCCCACGCCTCCTCCAACTGCCTGGTCATAACGATCATGGAGGTGCAGAGAGAGAGCTCCCCGTCCCTGAGCTCCACGCCCGTGGTCGAGTTCTACAGGCCCTCCAGCTTTGACTCGGTGACGACCGTGTCGCACAACTGGACAGTGTGGAACTGCACGTCCCTGCTCTTTCAGACGTCCGTCAGGGTGTTGGTTTGGTTGCTGGGTTTGCTGTACTTCAGCTCCTTGCCTTTGGGGATCTACTTACTGGTCTCTAAGAAGGTCACCCTCGGGGTCGTCTTCGTCAGCCTGGTCCCTTCCAGCCTCGTCATCCTGATGGTGTACGGCTTCTGCCAGTGCATCTGTCACGAATTCCTAGACTGCCTGGCACCTTCCTCTTGA